The sequence ATTGTCCAGGACGCTGACCATAGAAAATATTGTATCCACCTGGTTGGTTACCTGGAGCACCCTGGTATTGAGCCTTGGCACCCATTAAACTATAACCAGCTAATACATACAAGTTTGTTTTAGGATTTCCTCTATAGTAGCTTGGTGTGTTTAAAGACGCAATCAAGTCGAAACCTAAAGCGTACATAGTATTCTTGTAAGCGGTTTGACCAACAGCTACACCGTAAGCATTAGGTGCACCTGAAGTTGAAGCTCCAGTTAAAGAACCTCTGAATGAAAGGACATGACCTAATGATTTTCTCAAAGAAACACCATAGCCAATACCTGTTTTGCTTTTAATATCACCAGTTAACCAAGTTGGTCCTAAGTTAAAACCCAATTCCCACTGGCTTCTTGGCTTTGCAGGGTAAGGATACTGGTTATTCATAAATTCATTGTGCTGAGGCAGGTTTTTCACTGCAATTTTGGAAGTGTCTTTCCAATCCCAACCCCAATTTGTCTGTGCACTAGCTACAAATTGTGCGGACACAAATAATGCAACTAATAAAAGGAGCTTCTTGCTTGCCATAATCGATATTTGATTTAAAAATTAATTATAATCGCTGTAAAAGTACTTAAAATTTAATATAAATACTTTTTAATACTATCTGGGGGGAATAGATGATAGTTATGACTGCGAATATAGTATAAACGCTGCATTTTACATATTATTTTGTCATTTTCCTAGGTATATTGCAGCATAATTATAACATGAACTTAGCAAAAAAGGTGATTTCGGCCGAATTGGCTCAATTTGAAGTCCATTTTAGAGAGGCCGTGAAGAGCAGAGTGGCGTTGTTGGATAGAATCATGCAGTATATAGTGAAGCGGAAGGGTAAGCAACTCCGCCCAATGTTCGTATTGTTAAGTGCCCGCCTGGGGGGCGAAATCAATGAAAGCACCTACCGCGCTGCTTCCCTGGTAGAATTACTCCATACAGCAACATTGGTGCACGATGATGTGGTTGATGAATCCATGGAAAGAAGAGGCTTCTTCTCTATTAATGCCCTCTGGAAAAACAAGATTGCCGTTTTAGTGGGAGATTATCTTTTATCAAAGGGATTATTGCTTTCATTAAACAATAAGGACCATGAGGTATTACGCATACTCTCCGAGGCGGTAAAGCAGATGAGTGAAGGAGAACTATTACAGATAGAAAAGTCTCGGAATTTAAACCTGAGTGAATCCATCTATTATGATATCATTAATGGAAAAACCGCATCACTATTGGCTTCTGCCTGTTCAGCCGGTGCGTCTACAACTTTTGACAATCCTGTTTTAGTTGAACAAATGAGATTGTTTGGAGAAAAGGTAGGCATGGCATTTCAAATAAAAGACGATTTGTTCGATTACAGCAGTCAGAATATTGGGAAACCTACAGGTAACGATATCAAAGAGAAAAAACTAACACTTCCACTGATATATGTATTAAATAACTGTTCGCCTGATATCAGAAAGAAGATAATTTATATCATCAAAAATCAGAACACACAAACTGATAAAGTTGCTTTTGTAATTAAACAGGTTGAAGAATTAGGTGGTATAGCTTATGCAACCCAAAAAATGTTTGCATACAGAGATGAAGCATTGGAAATACTTTACCAATTTCCACCTTCAGAAGTGAGAGATGCTTTGGAAGAACTGGTTCGTTACACTACAGACAGGGCATACTAATGCAGAAAAGGTGGAACATATTAAAGCAAGACAAAGAGCAGATCAGCTCTTTGCAATCTGCTATAAAAATCAACCCTACTATCTGCGCTGTTTTAGTGCAGCGTGGTATAACCAATTTTGAATCTGCAAGAGAATTCTTTAGACCCGAACTTTCCCATTTACATAATCCATGGCTGATGAAAGACATGGATAAAGCAGTAGACAGAATCATTAAAGCCATTAATGCCAATGAAAAAATAATGGTATATGGCGATTATGATGTTGATGGTACCACATCGGTTGCGTCCATGTTTCAGTTTATACAATCGCTTCATGACACTGTTGAATTTTATATACCCCACCGGTATAAAGAAGGATATGGTGTTTCAAAAATTGGAATAGACTATGCAAAAGAACAGGGACACAGTTTAATTATTTCATTGGACTGCGGAATTAAGTCTGCCGATCTGATAGCCTATGCAGCATCTCTTGGAATTGATTTTATCGTATGTGACCACCACTTACCAGATGAAATTATCCCGAAGGCGGTTGCCATTTTAAATCCCAAACAAAAAGACTGTACTTATCCTTACAAAGAGCTCTGCGGCTGTGGGGTAGGATTTAAACTGATGACGGCACTTAGTGAAAAACTGAATTTGCCATCCGAACAATATTTACAGTATCTGGATTTGGTTTCGATTGCCATTGCCGCAGATATTGTTCCGGTAACAGGTGAAAACAGAACACTTGCTTTTCTGGGTCTACAAAAAGTAAATAGCAATCCTGCAACAGGCATAAAAGCACTGATGGAACTGGCCAATGCCAAAACGCCCATGAGTTTAACCAATCTGGTATTTGTAATCGCTCCCAGAGTAAACGCAGCTGGCCGGATGGATGATGCTAAAAAAGCAGTACAATTATTTATAGAGAAAGATAAAACACAGGCTATTGCACTTGCACAACTATTACATAGTGATAATTCAGACAGAAGAGAAGCCGACGCCTCTATCACGATAGATGCAATGGAAATGCTTAAGGCAGACCCATTGAATGAAAAGAAAAAAACAACAGTATTGTACAATGAGAACTGGCATAAAGGAGTGGTAGGAATTGTAGCCAGTCGTTTAATTGAAACGTATTATCGTCCAACCATTATACTTACCAGAAGCGGTGATTATGCAGCAGGCAGCGCCAGAAGTGTTGCTGGTTTTAATTTATATGAGGCTGTTCATGCCTGCAGACAATATTTATTAGGCTATGGTGGCCATTTTGCAGCAGCAGGTATGACGCTTGCAATTGATCAGATTGACAATTTTAAAAAAGCCTTTGAAGAAGTAGTTGCCAATAGTATTACTCCTGAACAATTGATTCCTGAAATAGTGATCAATGCAGAAATACAATTTGCTGATATAACCGACAAATTTTACAATATCATTAAACAAATGGAGCCCTTTGGTCCGGATAATATGAAACCTGTATTCATTGCCAGAAATGTAAAAGATGCAGGCTATACCAAAGTGGTAAAAGACCTGCATCTTCGTGTTGTAGTGAAACAAGGTGATAAAATTTTATCCGGGATTGGTTTCAATCTGGGTGAAAAAATTAAATACCTGCAAAACAATCAGTCTGTTGACCTGGTATTTACCATTGATGAAAATGAATGGCAGGGTAATACCAGTTTACAACTAAAAGTTATTGACCTCCTCCCTGCATCATCTCTACAGAGCGATTAATAAAGTTCGTCAGTTCTGCTCCCTTCAGTAATCCCTGAGACAATAATGCCAGATCAGCCAAATTCCTTACCTGATTGGTTTTTACTGATTCATTGGATTCTTTCAGAATAGTCTGGAAAACAGGATGGTTTCCGTTCACTGTTAAAGTTACTTCATCGGGCATCTGTGCATAGAAAGCAGTCATACCACCACCTGCAGCACCCATATCTTTCATACGACGCATAAATTCGGGACGGGTTGCAATCACCGGAGGTGTATCTGTACTTAATCCTTTTACTTCAGTTGTAACGTGTAGTTCCGGAATCTGAAGCGTAAATAAATTCTTGAGTTTTTCTGTTTCTTCTTTAGATAAAACAGATTCATTACTTTCCTGTTTGTCAATCAGATTGTCTACAATATCTGCATCAACTCTAACGAAACCAATGTTCTCCCATTTCATTTCCATGGTGTTCAGGAATGCAGCATCTACCAGTGTTTCCATTTTAACCACTTCATAGCCCCTGGCTTTGCATGCCTGAATATATGCGTCCTGTTGAACTGGATTGGTAGTGTAAAGAACGATATGCTTACCTTCTTTGTTTTTCTGTGTAGATTCTGTAGCAGCTTTGTATTCATCCAATGTGAAGAATTTGCCGTCTACATTTTCCATTACCAGGAATTTGTTGGCTTTTTCCAGAAACTTATCATCGGTCATCATACCGTATTTCACAAACAATCCCAGGCTCTCCCACTTTTGTTCAAATTCGGTACGTTCATTTCTGAAAATTTCTTCTAGCTTATCTGCCACTTTCTTGGTGATATGTGCGTTGATTTTTCTAACATTCGGGTCGCCCTGCAAGTAGCTTCTGCTAACATTCAGCGGAATATCTGGGCTGTCAATTACACCATGCAACAGCATTAAAAATTCAGGCACAATGTCTTTTACTTCATCTGTAACAAAAACCTGGTTGCAATACAACTGGATTTTGTCTTTTTGGATTTCGTAACTCTGCTTGATTTTAGGGAAATACAAAACTCCGGTTAAATTGAACGGGTAATCAACATTGAGGTGAATCCAGAAAAGCGGGGTTTCACCAAAAGGATATAATTCGCGATAAAATTTTTCGTAATCTTCTTTTGTTAATTCACTTGGCTTCTTAACCCAGATTGGATTGGTATTGTTAATAGATTTTTCTTCGGTTTTCTCCTCGCCTTTTTTTACTTCTTCATTTTGATCTTTGAAATAAATAGGAATAGGAAGGAATTTACAGAACTTTTCCAGGATACCTTTTAATTTATATGCATCCAAAAATTCTGCACTTTCTTCATTTACGTGCAAAATAATTCGGGTACCTCTTTGCTTTTTCTCTACTTCATACAATTCAAATTCAGGGCTACCATCGCAACTCCAGTAAACAGTAGCAGCATCTTCCTGATAACTTTGCGTAATCACTTCCACTTTGGAAGCCACCATAAAGGCACTATAAAAACCCAGTCCAAAATGTCCAATGATACTGGCATCTTTGTATTTGGTCAGAAACTCTTCAGCCCCGCTGAAAGCCACCTGGTTCAAGTATTTGTCTACTTCTTCCTTGGTCATACCCACACCGCGGTCTTCGATGGTGATGGTTTTTTCTTTTGCATCCAAAATAACATCAATGCGCAAATCCCCTAACTCTCCTTTTGCCTCTCCTATTGAAGAAAGCGTCTTGATTTTCTGGGTTGCATCGGTAGCATTACTTACCAGCTCTCTTAGGAAGATTTCGTGATCACTGTAAAGGAATTTTTTGATGATCGGGAAGATGTTTTCTGTCTGTACGCGTATCTGTCCTTTTTGCATATCAATGTTTTTTCCATGAGTTAGCAAAGAAAGTACCAATTACAGAACCGCTGACAGGATGTCAAATAATTTGGAGCAGACCATTAAAAAAGGAAAATTTTGACAGATTCTACCTATTTGAGGACCGGGATGTAGAAACAAGCTCCGGTTAAGCCATATTTGCCATAATGTACCTCCCTAACAGGAGTATAGTCTGAC is a genomic window of Sediminibacterium sp. TEGAF015 containing:
- the recJ gene encoding single-stranded-DNA-specific exonuclease RecJ, with the protein product MQKRWNILKQDKEQISSLQSAIKINPTICAVLVQRGITNFESAREFFRPELSHLHNPWLMKDMDKAVDRIIKAINANEKIMVYGDYDVDGTTSVASMFQFIQSLHDTVEFYIPHRYKEGYGVSKIGIDYAKEQGHSLIISLDCGIKSADLIAYAASLGIDFIVCDHHLPDEIIPKAVAILNPKQKDCTYPYKELCGCGVGFKLMTALSEKLNLPSEQYLQYLDLVSIAIAADIVPVTGENRTLAFLGLQKVNSNPATGIKALMELANAKTPMSLTNLVFVIAPRVNAAGRMDDAKKAVQLFIEKDKTQAIALAQLLHSDNSDRREADASITIDAMEMLKADPLNEKKKTTVLYNENWHKGVVGIVASRLIETYYRPTIILTRSGDYAAGSARSVAGFNLYEAVHACRQYLLGYGGHFAAAGMTLAIDQIDNFKKAFEEVVANSITPEQLIPEIVINAEIQFADITDKFYNIIKQMEPFGPDNMKPVFIARNVKDAGYTKVVKDLHLRVVVKQGDKILSGIGFNLGEKIKYLQNNQSVDLVFTIDENEWQGNTSLQLKVIDLLPASSLQSD
- the htpG gene encoding molecular chaperone HtpG codes for the protein MQKGQIRVQTENIFPIIKKFLYSDHEIFLRELVSNATDATQKIKTLSSIGEAKGELGDLRIDVILDAKEKTITIEDRGVGMTKEEVDKYLNQVAFSGAEEFLTKYKDASIIGHFGLGFYSAFMVASKVEVITQSYQEDAATVYWSCDGSPEFELYEVEKKQRGTRIILHVNEESAEFLDAYKLKGILEKFCKFLPIPIYFKDQNEEVKKGEEKTEEKSINNTNPIWVKKPSELTKEDYEKFYRELYPFGETPLFWIHLNVDYPFNLTGVLYFPKIKQSYEIQKDKIQLYCNQVFVTDEVKDIVPEFLMLLHGVIDSPDIPLNVSRSYLQGDPNVRKINAHITKKVADKLEEIFRNERTEFEQKWESLGLFVKYGMMTDDKFLEKANKFLVMENVDGKFFTLDEYKAATESTQKNKEGKHIVLYTTNPVQQDAYIQACKARGYEVVKMETLVDAAFLNTMEMKWENIGFVRVDADIVDNLIDKQESNESVLSKEETEKLKNLFTLQIPELHVTTEVKGLSTDTPPVIATRPEFMRRMKDMGAAGGGMTAFYAQMPDEVTLTVNGNHPVFQTILKESNESVKTNQVRNLADLALLSQGLLKGAELTNFINRSVEMMQGGGQ
- a CDS encoding polyprenyl synthetase family protein; the encoded protein is MNLAKKVISAELAQFEVHFREAVKSRVALLDRIMQYIVKRKGKQLRPMFVLLSARLGGEINESTYRAASLVELLHTATLVHDDVVDESMERRGFFSINALWKNKIAVLVGDYLLSKGLLLSLNNKDHEVLRILSEAVKQMSEGELLQIEKSRNLNLSESIYYDIINGKTASLLASACSAGASTTFDNPVLVEQMRLFGEKVGMAFQIKDDLFDYSSQNIGKPTGNDIKEKKLTLPLIYVLNNCSPDIRKKIIYIIKNQNTQTDKVAFVIKQVEELGGIAYATQKMFAYRDEALEILYQFPPSEVRDALEELVRYTTDRAY